The genomic region cccacaggcactaagcagagagttcagagtccactggagaggtggctgagcatgatcagcacagacaggcctgagatggagtccaggccctatgaattccttcttcacataAGACAAAtcactaaaatgagaaaatgcaaatctgaattttatgttacagcttcttttttttctgtgaactAACATTAGATGTATTAAGTATGTTGTCCCAATACATTAATGCtaaaatgctttaatatattaatttaactcacagagtttttaaacaaattattgacGTCGGAGTTTAGAACATTTCCCACAGCGCTTTTTTCTGATTGTTCTTCAATATTAAGCTTATAGATTATATAGAGAaatctttaagaagaaatttttctgttccaataatgctattttacaatgttatgtgagGTTTGCTATAGAGAAAGAATAagaggtacatatacacatttcccttcttgaggagatttccttcccatctaggtcaccacagagcgttgAGTAGAGTTACCTGTGTTCTCACCATATTTTTCAAGTCTCACTTCTTATTTGAATTGTTAAGAACTCTTACCTTATTAAATCTATCTTATTTGTTGTGAAACATCCCAGGACTTAATCATTAATACCATCTATTTCTGATTAGTTCTAGGTCAATATCATTTACTATTTTAGACTCTATTAGAACATGCTTAGATAACAACGTGAGTGGTAATTGGGTTAAATAAATAGTAGGCATTAGCATTTGTAAAAACGTTTTGTTTGTAAATTTGattacttaaagaaaaatttgctCATTACACGGCTCAACTTCTCCTCGCTTCATTGTTCCTGTACGTTTCTAACTTGACTTCTCTGCACCATACTCCTTTGTCATCTCATCTTGTCCAAtgttctgtgtttgtggtctctGTTCTGCAGGCTGCAGATCCTAGTTCCTCTTGCTCTGGCGTCTGCTCCGTGGTGGGTGAGGTGGTCCAGAGACTTGTGCCCTTATGCCCTTGAGAGGGGGTTGATTGTTACTATTGTGACCAGAGCCTGCCCGAATCTTGAGGGCCGCTTCGCCTTTCCTCTGTGGCTGTCACTGTCTGTGGCGGGATCTGCTTCCTGATTGGTGGAGCAGAGGCCCCAGATCTGAAATGAGCTCTGCTCTGATTTGTGGTGTTTCTGATCTAGTGGGACTGGAACACACCCACTGGGAGGGAAGCAACGGAGTGTTGCTCCTCTGGGATGTTCTCCTCGGAGAGTGCTCTGCGTGTCATCTCTCAGGTGCAGTTCCAGCTCTCATGTGACCCTGTGTTGGCATTGACCTTGGCCCCACCTGAACCATGGGTATGCTGGCACTTGACCCTGGTGTCTCTCAGATGTTTTCACCAGGTCACCAGCAGAGATCCACTGTGGTCGTATCCCAGGTGTACATTCATTGTGGAGTTGGACCCGCTGTGGTGCTATGGAGGCAATGTAGACTGTGACCTGGCCCAAATGCCTCATGTGCGGGCCTACAATGTCTACAGTTGCTAACACCAGACTGGTCTTGACTGCCAGAGCCTCATTTCCATCCAGATGTTCTGTTGGGGCTGAGTTTACCAAGCCAGTTGTTGGGTGTAACACCATGGTTTGTACAGATGCAAGGAGAgatctcagcttttctttcttagtgacaaggccttggggctcagctgtggtTTCAGCACCACCTGTACATTGGGACCGCCGACAGGCGTGTGTTCTGAATGTGCCCCTGGAGCCCATGAGTCTATCCTGatagggaggaggctggggaggtggaAGCAGCTGTGGGGATCGTTAGATCACCCACCTAGGTGGGAGCCATTCCTAGTGCCTGCAGAGGCAGggacaggcagaggggcagagaggctgCAAGGAGGTTTTTCCCTTCGGGCATCACTCAACAGCACCGCTCTGCTTCTCCggtggttcaggcttcctccacaagcaTCCCATTTGCAGAGCTCGTCCCTCCTTCCCGTCcactcaggatgtctcctcacAGCCAACCGcagtcctctgcctgggtctgctctccaaAACCCATgttccagcacccagcccttgtctgcagTGGAGTACACCCTttcaggctgggtgggcagggcaggggtcagtACACTTCGTACAGGTCTCACTCTGTCCTTCATGCTGGTTGCCGTGTTCTCTTCCCACAGAGAACGAGGCTCCCCTTCTGTCCCAACTGAGCTCCCcccagtgaggggcttccctgcatGTGGAGACCTCGCCTCTCTTCAGATGCCCCAGGGTTTTGCGGATCCCATCCggcttcttttcctcttccctttcctccatcactctcttgtcctacctggctcagcaggaatctttcttgtcctttcagATGTCCAAGTTCCTTTGCCCATGTTCCACAGGGCTCTGTGAGAATTTTTCCACTTCAAGATGTATTCTTGATGCTTTGGTGGAAAGAGATGAACTCCACGTCTTCCGaatcctctgccatcttgactcCTTCTATCTCGGTTTTAGGCTTCATCTAGCCAAGTGTATgccaattttatgtatattataaacTATATTCCCCAAGAATAGCAAGTAGAATAACTAATTATTTGGTATCTTTCAGCTGTGTCTTCTCATGACACCCAGTGTTTGAGGACCCAGAAGCCAGGCTTAGAAGATTTACTCCCAACAGTAAAGCTAGGAATATATGAAAGATATCACCTTAGAAATTTACATTTAACCAAAGACTGGGAATCTATGAGGGCATATAAAGAGCGGAGAGCATGTTATGAAGGACACAACCAAATTGGTTCAGTTTCCCATAAAGTAAACATTACCgccaaaagaaatcaaggatgtgaATCAAATAAGGAAAAACCAATTTCAGATGACCAATTTCAGTCATCAACATCTGCAGTTAAGTGTATATTTGTCATCAAAGATCCACAGCATCTCTTGATAGATACATGTTCTCTGAagggaaatgtggaaaatctggAAAGTCATCTAGTCTCTACTGGAGATACTCATTCAAACCTTTACTCTGAGCATAGGTGTCTATTAAATATGCATTCAAACATGTCTGGAAACCAGAAACTTAAGCATGAGTGGGAAAGTTCCCAATACAATCAATTTGAGGGATCCTTTAACAAGGGTTTCTTGTTCTCCAACCAACAACTCTTTTCTCCTTGTTCCAAAATCTGGAATGTTGATAATAATGGGAGAGACCTTATTCAATCATCATTGTTCAATTCATATGGAGGTATAATTAGTGTGGAACAACTTTCCAAGTGTAACAAAATGAGCAATGCCTTAAGCATGAGCTCTACCCCCAATAATTACAAGAGTATACGTGATGGAATGAGAAGCTCTTCATGCAATGAAACTGGCTATAATGTTGACCAAGACTCATATCTTGTGAAACAACAGGGACATCAATTTTCAGACAACAATTATAAACTTCATAAGTGTAAGAATATACTTTATCAAAGCTCAAATCTTACTATTAAAACTTCTAAGAGTATGGATATTGGACAGAAGACCTATAATTGTTATGATTATGGAAAAGTTGTTAACCAGTCTTCAAAACTTATTCAACCGCAGAGAATTCAGAGTAACCGGAAACATTGCAAGCGTCATACATGTGGAAAAGTCTTTAGTAACTCACCCAATCGAAGTAGACATAGGAAAGTTCATACAGGAAGGAAGCATTTCAAATGTGcagcatgtggcaaagcctttaatcagagttCATCTTTAACTGAACATCTGGGAATCCATGCTGGggagaaaccatacaaatgtacagaatgtgacaAAATCTTTATCTGTTCTTCATGTGTTACTCAACATCAGCAAATTCATActagggagagaccttataaatgtacagcatgtggcaaggcttttaaaaagtgttcaaCTTTAACTCAACATCAGCAAATACATAatggggagagaccttatgaaTGTAGagaatgtggcaaggcttttaagcagagttcaaatttaactcaacatcagcgaatccattccggggaaagaccttataaatgtacagcatgtggcaaggcttttaagcagcgTTCAGCTTTAACtggacatcagcgaatccatactggggagagaccttataaatgtacagcatgtggcaaggcttttaagcagcgttcagctttaactgaacatcacagaatccatactggggagagaccttataaatgtacagcatgtggcaaagcctttatccgttattattttctttcccgACATAAGCGAATCCATACTGGTGAGAGACCTTATGAATGTACAgtatgtggcaaggcttttaagcagagttcaaatttaactcaacatcagcgaatccattccggggaaagaccttataaatgtacagaatgtggcaaagcgtTTATCCGTTATTATCTTattcaacatcagcgaatccattctTGGGAGaggccttataaatgtacagcatgtggcatggattttaagcagagttcaactttaactcaacatcagcgaatccattctggggaaagaccttataaatgtacagaatgtggcaagtCTTTTAAGCAGCGTTCAGCTTTAAATgtacatcagcgaatccatactggggagagaccttataaatgtacagcatgtggcaaagccttttccCAGAGTTCAAGTCTTTCTGGACATCAGAGATTTCATGCTGCAGAGAAATGTtagaaatgtaaggaatgtggcaaAGGATTTCCTCACAGCCTCCCTCacaatcagagaattcatactgcagAGAAACCCTGGAAATGAATCAGTGATAAAAAGTTTGGTCCTTaatatacaattttgaaaaaacgagtgttttctttggaaagatacatga from Muntiacus reevesi chromosome 2, mMunRee1.1, whole genome shotgun sequence harbors:
- the LOC136157565 gene encoding zinc finger protein 678-like → MDIGQKTYNCYDYGKVVNQSSKLIQPQRIQSNRKHCKRHTCGKVFSNSPNRSRHRKVHTGRKHFKCAACGKAFNQSSSLTEHLGIHAGEKPYKCTECDKIFICSSCVTQHQQIHTRERPYKCTACGKAFKKCSTLTQHQQIHNGERPYECRECGKAFKQSSNLTQHQRIHSGERPYKCTACGKAFKQRSALTGHQRIHTGERPYKCTACGKAFKQRSALTEHHRIHTGERPYKCTACGKAFIRYYFLSRHKRIHTGERPYECTVCGKAFKQSSNLTQHQRIHSGERPYKCTESCGMDFKQSSTLTQHQRIHSGERPYKCTECGKSFKQRSALNVHQRIHTGERPYKCTACGKAFSQSSSLSGHQRFHAAEKYSPSRPSPSSPIFIYLDIVVVLIRRIIESTVESSPERLHAVAASASVWGAGSLQVLEFTPVSPPFLSFPFIKSPGPGCRNLVDGPQLELRIGD